The genome window TCCGGCTCTTCAGTTTGCCACGCACAAAGCAAAGAAGGCTGGCCTGCTGTAACCAAAGAGATGAAACCCTGGACCCGCTGGTGGTGGCTGGGAAATGCCGTAGACCAGGAGGGCCTTACTTTTCGTTTGGAAGAAATGAATAAGGCCGGGTTTGGCGGGGTTGAAATTACCCCGATTTATGGGACTAAAGGCTTTGAAAGTAAATTTATTGATTTCCTCTCGCCTCAATGGATGAAGATGTTGAATCATACCATTTCAGAAGGGAATCGACTGGGTATGGGAGTGGATATGAATACCGGAACAGGCTGGCCTTTCGGCGGACCTGAAGTATCGGTCGAAAATGCGGCATCCAAAGTGATCCTCCAAACTTATTCGCTGGATTCAGGCGAAAAACTGAAGGAACCAGTTGTGGTAAATGAGAAAAAACAAAAGGATGTGGCAGTTTTGCAGGTTTTGATGGCCTTTTCAAATTCCGGCGACAGGATAAATATAACAGATAAGGTTGATAACAATGGCAATTTAAACTGGACTGCACCCAGGGGGAAATGGAAACTGATAGCTGCTTTTAACGGTAAGTCTTTTCAACAGGTTAAAAGGGCAGCGCCAGGCGGCCAAGGACCCGTAATGGATCATTTCTCCGCAAAGGCTGTAGACAGTTACCTGAATAAATTTACCCAGGCCTTTCAAAGCAGTTCCTCGCCGGTACCGCATAATTTTTTCAATGATTCCTATGAGGTCTATGGCGCGGACTGGTCGAAAAATTTCTTTGACGAATTTGCCAAGTACAGGGGCTACCGTCTCGAAAATTATCTTCTGGAATTTATGGGTGAAGGCGATGCAGATATCGTTTCAAGAGTTGTTTCCGATTACCGGGAAACTATCTCCGATATGCTGCTGCACAATTTTACCCTGAACTGGACCGGTTGGGCGCACAAAATGGGCAGCCAGACCCGTAATCAGGCCCATGGTTCGCCGGGAAATTTAATTGATTTATACGGTACTGTTGATGTTCCTGAATGTGAATCTTTTGGCTCAACTTATTTTGATATCCCCGGTTTGCGTTGGGATGGCCGCGAAGGGAGTAATTCGCTGGAATCAAATTACCTGATGATGAAATTCTCCAGTTCTGCTGCACATATTTCCGGACATCCCCTTTCTTCTTCAGAAACATTCACCTGGCTGACCGAACATTTTAAGACGGCTTTGTCACAATGTAAGCCTCAGGTCGATATGATGTTGCTTACAGGAATCAATCATGTTGTATATCACG of Bacteroidota bacterium contains these proteins:
- a CDS encoding glycosyl hydrolase — its product is MNLKLSFIILTAGLLSFSGSSVCHAQSKEGWPAVTKEMKPWTRWWWLGNAVDQEGLTFRLEEMNKAGFGGVEITPIYGTKGFESKFIDFLSPQWMKMLNHTISEGNRLGMGVDMNTGTGWPFGGPEVSVENAASKVILQTYSLDSGEKLKEPVVVNEKKQKDVAVLQVLMAFSNSGDRINITDKVDNNGNLNWTAPRGKWKLIAAFNGKSFQQVKRAAPGGQGPVMDHFSAKAVDSYLNKFTQAFQSSSSPVPHNFFNDSYEVYGADWSKNFFDEFAKYRGYRLENYLLEFMGEGDADIVSRVVSDYRETISDMLLHNFTLNWTGWAHKMGSQTRNQAHGSPGNLIDLYGTVDVPECESFGSTYFDIPGLRWDGREGSNSLESNYLMMKFSSSAAHISGHPLSSSETFTWLTEHFKTALSQCKPQVDMMLLTGINHVVYHGTPYSPKDAPWPGWLFYASVDFSSYNTIWKDIRPLNEYIARCQSFLQNGSPDNDFLVYWPVYDTWYNIKGKPFYAFTIGQTLNEWLVPTSFYRTASKLHEKGYGFDYISDHFLADAKVENGRVKTQGASYKVLVVPSCRLMPVETMRKIISLINEGAKVAFVDNFAQDVPGLHNFDARRQQLISLVLSFPEHSFVNMGKVTKMGKGTLITGSNIDKLVDLCGVKRET